Genomic DNA from Equus quagga isolate Etosha38 chromosome 10, UCLA_HA_Equagga_1.0, whole genome shotgun sequence:
CAGGCCTATGCTGCTGACTTCTCCTCACGGGGACAGTGGTCCAGGTCAAGTCGGGCCTCCGAGCATCCTCTGAACAGGCCCGACATCCCCGCCACAGCCCGACCCCCCTACAGCCCTCTGAGGGTGCTCTCCGTAGCTCCTGGCCATCAGCAGGGTGACCTCACCACCcgcccctctctcctccaaagCTACAAGCTACCGCATCACACCAGAAACAGGAGGCCTccagttttattgtattttattgaaCTCAAAgacttattattttttacttagaCAACAAGATGTGACAACAGCAGGAACAAGACCATTATCTCTGACCAGATTGTGCTGCCAGTACAGAGTTCACACACAGAAAAGTGAAAGTCATCTTACTCAGGTCGGTCTTTGATTTTGTAGAAGCTCCGCTACCTGAAAAGCAGGCTGCAAATAAATAAAGTGCACTGAGAGCCCGTCGAGcagccagggcccaggggaggagggaaggggggagagCAGAAGCGTGCTAACTACTCAAGGCCAGACGGTAAGGAAAGCAGGGGCAGGAACTCAGGCTGAGGACCCACCCCCCACCAACCCCTCTGAGCCCAgccagccagagccagagccatcTGGACTTGCTGCGCCCCTCTTTGTGGGGTGGGGCTCTCTGAGGAGAGGAGGTCTCTGAGGCCAGGGCCCCTGAGGCTGTGCCCTGTCTGTGGGGAAGTGGCCTCCTAGGCCCCAGGTAGGTCGAGCTGAGCCGCTTGCCCAGGGAGGGCCAGGCACCCAGTGCGCTCATCCTGCCCCACAgcagcaccccaccccaccacacacgcgcacacactcacactcgCACACACGTTCAGTGAAGAGCCTCCCTCATGCCATTCTCAGGCCTTCCTCCTCCCCGCCTGGCTGGCTCAGAAAGATGCTGGAGTCACCCAGAGGGTGACACCTGGGCTTGAAAGGGGCACATCTGTGTGTCAGCCCCAAGGAGGCCCCTcgtcctcctctcctctcatgCAGCCCCGTGTTGCTCTCATCTCTCAGAGGCTGCCCGGAGATCGATGGATGGAGTCAGCAGGCTGGCAGGCTCCCAGAAGTGGTCCTGGGTGGACAGAGTTGGGGTGGAGGGGACCACTAGGATGGGGGCTCCCAGGAGACTTGGCACAAGGAAGGAAGCCATCAGGCCCCGTCTGTGCGAAACTGCGGGGGCCACATGGTGGCTCTGGTCCAGCCTCAGTCCCTGGGATGAGAGGCGGAGATCTTCACCCAGGACTCAGGCTCCTGCTGGGCAGCTGAAGAGGGCACATGGTGTGGGAGTGGGCCACTGTCTCTGGGCTTGAACAGGCTGCTGCGGTTTTCAGTCCCAGGGACTCTGAGTACATGGGCCTGGAGCAACCAGTGTCAGAGCAGCTGTGGGAGCGGGGTGGGTGGTGAGGGCCAGGGTCTCTCCTGGCGCCCCTCTGGGCTGCCCCTGGCCATCCTGGTATGCCAGTCAGCAGCACACCCAGGGCCTCTAGGACCAATCCAAGCCCATCCAGAGGAGATTCTCCTGTGTGATCCTGGGCTGAGACTGGGGACAGAGAGATGGGGTCATGTCCCATCCCACCCCAGGGTTAGCCCTTCCCCCTCCTGGTTACATCatgtcccaccccacccctccacccaaaCTCAGAGGCTTGTGCCACCCAACTGCTGTGGAGCCCTTGGTCAAgcctgaggtgggggtggggattggGGAGGCCAGGCTCTGTGGGTGAGGACCTGGGCTCcctgtggggggcggggggggggggggggggggggcggtggggggggggccccgggccccccggggggggggggggggggggggtgctgggaTTCATCTCTCTTGCGCCCTTCTCAGCTCAGACTGGCCTCCTGGTTTTCCCTCTGACCTCTCATACGGCTCCAATGAAAGCTGGTTCCACACCTTCCCCACCCTGGACCTCTCTCCCCCTAGGTCCCCTGGGAGCCTTGTGCTCCCCTCCCACATCCCACTGTGCCAGGTCTTGGAGAagcctggggggctgggggagtgcAGGCCTAAGGGCAGATTCAGCTCCACCACTTCTTATCTGTGTGACAAGGGACAATCCCTATCTCCCACAGAGCCCCAGTTTCCCCAATCCGTAGGGGAGAACAGAACCCCTTCATGGTATTGCTGGGAGATCTCAGGGCCCAGATGACAGGGTCTGTCCTTCCGCATGCCGGAACCTGACCACTGGGCTACCTCACCCTTCAgggcctctgcctggaaggcccttcctctcctcctccatcaggCCCTTCCCTCAGCTGCTCCCCAGGCAGCTCTAGGTTCAGGGGCGCCCCTGGGCAGCAATTTGACTCTCTTGACAAGGCCAGAGAAGGGGCGGGTCACCACCTACACACAGCAGTTCCTGAAAGATAGAAAGAGAGGGAGACTTGAGAGTTGCCCGCCACCCCGAGAGGTCCCTGTTTCCCCAACTGTTGATTCCTCTACaagccccttctccctctgctctccccacccagccGGAGAGCTGCCCTCTGCTCAAGGAGATTCCCATTTCCCCAGATCCTCTGGGTACACGGTGGGCTGCTGGAGGCCGTCCAGGGCTGGCGGAGGGCATTCTGTGGCACCGGGAGGGCCctgggagggctggagggagcaTGGCTGAGATGGTGGAACAGCAAGACCCTAGGGGGAGGGCGAGAGAGGAAGAGTCTTTCCCACTCTTCCCTGTCTGCAAACGCAGGGCTTTGGGGGAGGTCCTCAGAGAGGGCGGAGGGGAGCAACCGGGACAGCAGGAGCAGGCAGAGAGCGGTCCCTGGCCCCAAAGACAGGGCAGGAGGCAGTCTGCAAAGGGCTGTACCAGGAGCTGCAGAGAGCCCCAGGGGCCTGAGGACCCAGAAGGGGACAGACCTGGGGAATGTGTGGCCAAGAATACAACCATCCTTCCAGGTGGTCTACCCCAGGGGGTGGAGGAGAAGGGTGGCAGCATCTTTTCTCCTCTAGGGTCTGCTCCGGGCCCAGGGGGGTGGGGACTGGGCTGTGGACTGGAGGGGACGCCCCGGTCTCTGTCGGTGATGGGCTGACCCTCCGAGATGCAGATGCGAGCTGCCTAGGCTgccgccgcccctccccccaTCTTGCCATCATGACACGGGGATCCAGAGAGCCTGCGTCTGCCCTGCCTTGCCCCTGCTCGGCTCCGCAGCTTTGCGGGAGGGCTTCCTGGGGTCCCTTCCCCCAAACCCCCAAGGGACTTGGACATCTAGATGTCATGGCAACCGCCTCCCTCCAGCCCGCCAGTCCAACCTCTGGTCACCTACCTTGGTGGTCAGGGCCAGCTGAGTCGAGCTCCTGCTGCAGAATTGCTTCTTTCTGGTCCCCTCCCCCCTCGGCCAATGTGAGGCAACAGGTTGGCTGCACTCAAATAATTTTATCGAGCCCGACCGAAAGGGCCCCTCTTGCGAGTTTCTGTGCAATCTGTCATCGGCCGCGACGCGTGTGGGCTGGTGACGGCCCAGGCTGGAGCTCGGGTCTGGCGCAGGGGGTCGGTGGCTAGGGGTCGGGGTCTGGCGCAGGGGGTCGGTGGCGGTAGGGGGTCGGGCCGGGCCGCTGTGGCCGCGGGCGCTCACTCGATCCGCACCTGCAGGCGGACGTTGAGCATCACGGAGGCCACGACGTAGAAGTAGGGGAAGTTCATGCGCAGCCGCCAGGCCAGGTCGAAGAAGGTGAGCAGCGTGCGCGTGAGCCCCTTGCAGAAGGCGCCATAGGAGCCCCGGGCCGCCACCGAGCGCGACAGCCGCACCGCCAGGCCCGAcagggccgccgccgccgccgccgcggtcAGAGCCACCGACGCCGCCATGGGCCCGGGCCCGGGCAGGCCCCGCCGACCGGCCGGAGCGCGAGCGGGCGGGCAGGTGGACGCGAGGTCTAGAGCGACCCGCCCCGGCCCGCCCTCAGCCTCCGGCTCCCCGGCTGGGCTCGGGCCACAGCCAGCGCCGCAGCCGCCACCCCTCCTCCGCGGCCCAGGGACGGCTCCGCCCCCTCGCCGGCTCCCTAAGTGGAGGCCGCCGGCGGAGCCCCGCCCCCAGCGGAGCCCAGCCCCTTGCCGGGCGCCGCCGACACAGCCCCGCCCACGGCCACGCCCACGGCAAGCCCCACCCGCGAGGCCGTCCCCTCCCGGGCTCCTGCAAGCGGAGCCCAGGGCCTGAGCGGTTTGGAAGTCGGTGACCCGCAGAGATCGCTCTAGCGGAACGCTCTAGGGCAGAGTGGAGGGCCGGGGGTCTGCACCGCCATGCTGATTCTGTACAGCGCGCTCCGCCGTTCACACCATTCCCCCGCGTCTCCGCAGAAAACCCGGCCAGCCAACCCGTTGTAGCTTTCTCTAATTCGCATTCATTTCTCTGGTAACTCTGTGGAGCGTCAGCAAACCCACACGCGcgttttttcctttctggtgtGTTTGCTGCTCATGTGTATTTCTTTATTCGTGAATTGCCCCATTGTCCTTCCTTTCACCTGTAGGGGTTGAAACACTTTCCCTCTACTCTCCTAGGTTCAGTACCCCTCTTCAGTCTGTGCAATAAACCCACTAcaggcagattaacaggagaaaagggatACACATTCATTAATTCTTAATATTACGTGCACAGGAGCATCACAGGGAAAAAACAGTGAGCACTCAGAAAGGCAGTGAGATTTGCAAGCTTATATACTGTAATCttaaaaggggaggaggaaggaagatgtaGGCAATTTCGGGGAGAGAATGATTTTCAGAAAAGATGAACGGGTCCTTAGAAGAGCAGATGGAAGGCGCGGTGATTTGTGCCAGTTTGCCTGGGGTGGTGTGCACTAACAGTCCCCTCTCCTCTAGTAAGAGGCTATCTTCCCCGGCTGATGAAACTTCCAAGGAAGGGACTTAGGCCGGTCAAGTTCCTTCTGGAGGATCTgtctttaggcagataaggggatttcagagaaagcctctccctgcatttgctgttttttcaagtggcttcagctcaaaataatcaaaatatctaAGGTGGCATACTTTGGAGTGGCATGTCCTGAACTCCTTGCTCCCCCCTAGTGATTTCTAAACACTCCTCTTCATCCATTGTTTGCCCTGCGAGCTGCACAGGAGCTTCTCAGGGTCTCATTTGCTCTGGTTCATAGCCTTTTTCTTGCTCCTGGGCATAAAGGCCTTTTCACTGTTGCATCTAAACTTGTTAGTCTAAGCCAAATCTAACCGAAACTCCACCTTGTTTTCAAGACTGTTGAAATGCTCACGCTTCCTCATAGTCATGAGTTTTAAAAGCTGTCTGCAAGAAGTAGATTTACCACGAACTCATCCCAGTTTTCACAGGGAAGGCTGGGCTGAGTATTAAGACCCTCTCAAAATGCCTGTTCACTGTCACACCTGAACATCTCTGTGGCTTCTGTATAACTATTTAAGGAACCCAGCAGCTTCATATACACGGATTGAGCAATGGTCATTCCTACATGGTCAAGGAAAAAAGCGAGTTTCAGAGACACTGGATTATTGTGTGGCATCATGATTTATCAACATAACCATGCGTGGGTATGAATGCATGAAAAAATGCCAGCGCAGATATGTCAAACTACTCCACGCTTTACTTCTGGTGAAGGCAGTAGGAAGGAAGACATACTTCTTACtctctatgtatatgtatatctataagTATTACTTGtataatacaatgaaaaaattaattatttgaaaaagaaggGGCCACAGAAATAGAGACCTAAACCACATAGGAGCCCTTTGTTCCAGGCTGGATTCAGCCTCATTCATTCCCAGAGCCTTTTTCCTCCACTCATTTCTGAAACTTCTCCTTGTcctcatctcatttatttttaacattttattttgaaataattatagactcacaggaAGTTGCGAAAATAGTACAAAAAAGACCTTGTGcctttcacccagcttccccaatGGTGATATTTTCTATAGATGCAGcataatatcaaaaccaggaaattgaaaTTGGAACATTACCATTAACTAGACTACAGGCCTAATTCAGCTGCCAGCATTTTTGTAACCTGCATTAAtttgtgtatgtgcacatgtatAGCTCTAGCAATTTTATTCCATGTCAGGGTTTGTGTAACCACAACTACAATCAAgcacaaaaatatttcatcaccACAAAAGAACTCCTTTGGGCTACTTCTTTGTACTCAGTCAGTGaccctgtacatattttgttggttatatctatttcattttctttggagtggCTGTAAGTgtgtttaattttggtttctacaTGTTCGTTGTTAGTATACAGAActgcaattgattttttaattaaacttttttattttgagatttacatgcagttgtaagaaaaaatacagagcAACCCCATATACCTTTTACTCAGTTTCCCACAGGCGTAGCATCTTTCAAAACTATAgtaggagctggccccgtggccgagtggttaagttcgcgtgctccgctgcagggtggcatcccacatgccgcaacaagaaggacccacaatgaggaatatacaactatgtaccggggggctttgggaagaaaaaggaaaaaataaaaaataataaaaaaaaaattttaaatttaaaaaaactatagtATGGTATTAAAATCAGGATATCGATGCAATCCATCTATCTTGTTCAGATTTCCCCAATTTATTtgatcttgtgtgtgtgtgtattggttCCATGCAATTTTATCATATGTGTAGGTTCATGCATCCtctaccacagtcaagatacagaatagtggggctggcccggtggtgcagcggttaagtgcgcacattccgcttccatggcccagggttcgctggcctggatcccaggtgtggacatggcaccgctcggcacactatgctgtggcaggcgtcccacatataaagtagagaaagatgggcacagatgttagctcagggccagtcttcctcagcgaaaagtggaggattggtagcagttagctcagggctaatcttcctcaaaaaataaataaaaataaaatttttaaaaaagatacagaatagttccatcaccaaaaagatccctcatgttgcccCTTTTTGACCACACTCACTTTCATCTGGTTCTCCCTCCTTAatgcctggcaaccactaatctgttgtctgtttctataattttgtcttttcaagaatgttatacaaatgaaattatatagtATGGAACCTTTTGGGATTGAcatttttcactcagcatcattCTCTGGAGAGTCATCCAAGTTGTTGGGAATGTCGAGTGtcaatagtttctttctttttattgctgagtagtatggTATGATTGGACCATAGTTTTGTAACCATTCACCCGAGAAAGACATcagggttgtttccaggttttggctattaggCTGTGAATATTTGTTTACAGGTTACTGTGTGAacaaaaatttccatttcttgggGGTAAATGCCCAAGAGTGTGATTGCTGTGTCGAAAGGTaagtgcatgtttagttttgaaaGACTCTTCCAAATTGTTTTGCAGAGTGGCTGTAACATTTTATGTTCCCATCAGCAATTTATGAATATATccaatttttctgcatctttgtcagcatttggtgttattactattttttattttagccattctgataggtgtatcgtgatagctcattgtaattttattttgtgtttccctaatagctaatgatgatgaaaatcttttttttttttttgaggaagattagccctgagctaactgctgccaatcctcctcttttcgctgaggaagattagccctgagctcacatctgtgccagtcttcctctattttgtatgtggacactgccacagcatggctgatgagtggagtaggtctgtgcccaagatccgaactggcgaactgggctgctgaagcatgTGGAACTTTCACCACTcagccattgggctggcccccatcagGTTCAGTTTTTGACTATATGTCCAATTGCTAGctcacaatttgttgaaaaggttatctttcctccactgaatttctttttcatctttgtcaaagatcagttgagcATATTTCTATGGGTCTATTTTGCTGTCCTCTGTTCTGTTGCATTggtctatgtgtttatcttttctCCGATACtacagtgtcttgattactgtagctacaTCTATAGTATGTGTTCATTTCAGGTAGAGTGAGTCATCCCACTTTATTTTTCGTTTTCAGCATTTCTTTAGCTATTCTAGGACTTGTGTTTgctcatataaattttagaataagcttgtctatgGGTACATTAAGTCTTGCTAGAAATAGTTAAGCTCACACACCAATTTGAGGGAGAATTGACACCATTTCTGTACTTAGTCTTCAAATTCATGAACTCAgtatgtctatttatttatttatttagatctttgattttttttttttttttgaggaagattagccctgagctaactactgccaatcctcctctttttttgttgaggaagactggccctgagctaacatcaattcccatcttcctctactttatatgtgggatgcctaccacagcatggctttttgccaagtggtgccatgtccgcacccgggatccgaaccggcaaactccgggccgccgagaagcaaaatgtgtgaacttaacagctatgccactgggccagccccgagatctttgatttctttcatcaaaatttgtataattttctgtcttattcctgtacatgtttaataaatttattcttaagtattcattttctttgaagcaattataaatgatattgtgtttttcatttcagtttgtaCATGCTCATTGTTACTACATAGAAATTATGTAGAATTAATTAGGAGtgtattgtttattttcca
This window encodes:
- the LOC124245267 gene encoding small integral membrane protein 10-like protein 2A, giving the protein MAASVALTAAAAAAALSGLAVRLSRSVAARGSYGAFCKGLTRTLLTFFDLAWRLRMNFPYFYVVASVMLNVRLQVRIE